From one Streptomyces sp. R41 genomic stretch:
- a CDS encoding xanthine dehydrogenase family protein molybdopterin-binding subunit, whose product MTDQVTEREVGRSRPRKEDARLVTGQTNWTDNISVNGLLHLAILRSPMAHARIDRVDVAPARERPGVVAAFSGRDLAEGLGSLPCAWPVTEDIVLPDHPPIAVDEVRYAGDPVAVVVARDRYAAADALEAIEVDYTPLPPVLDLEAALAEDAPLVHSDKGTNRCYDWPLATGEDYAPVRERADVVLKRRYVQQRLIPNAMEPRAVVVTPLAASGEYTVYSATQIPHILRIMLSMVTGVPEHKLRVIAPDVGGGFGSKLQVYGEEALALAVARRLGRPVKWTESRSEGYLATHHGRGMIQDIEVAATNEGKLLGLKVDLLADMGAYLMLVTPGIPILGAFMYPAIYKMDAYDFTCTGVFTTRTPTDAYRGAGRPEATYAIERIMDELAVELGLDPIELRRRNWIRHEEFPYTAVAGLTYDSGNYEAATDKALALFGYDELRSEQQKRNEHDDVVRLGIGVSTYTEMCGLAPSRVLRDLRYAAGGWEAASIRMLPTGKVEVVTGTSPHGQGHVTCWSQIASDVLGVPFEDVEVLHGDTKAAPQGMDTYGSRSLVVGGAAVHHAAQKVVEKARKVAAHLLEASEHDLEFTHGVFSVKGSPEARKTIQEIAFETFSSHDLPDGMEPTINAEHLVDPENFSYPHGTHLCAVEVDTETGRTTIRSYVCVDDVGRVINPMIVEGQVHGGVAQGIAQALYEEAVYDDEGNLVSGTMADYLVPSAADLPEFVTDRTETPATSNPLGAKGVGEAGTIASTPAVVNAIVDALRPLGVTELAMPCTPQRVWEAIEQARSGKDGSA is encoded by the coding sequence ATGACCGACCAGGTCACCGAGCGCGAGGTCGGCCGCTCCCGGCCGCGCAAGGAGGACGCCCGACTCGTCACCGGCCAGACCAACTGGACGGACAACATCAGCGTCAACGGACTGCTGCACCTGGCGATCCTGCGCAGCCCCATGGCGCACGCCCGCATCGACCGGGTCGACGTGGCACCCGCGCGCGAACGCCCCGGCGTGGTCGCCGCGTTCAGCGGCCGTGACCTCGCCGAAGGCCTCGGCTCCCTGCCGTGCGCCTGGCCCGTCACCGAGGACATCGTCCTCCCCGACCACCCGCCGATCGCGGTCGACGAAGTCCGCTACGCCGGCGACCCGGTGGCCGTCGTGGTGGCCCGCGACCGGTACGCCGCCGCCGACGCCCTGGAAGCCATCGAGGTCGACTACACGCCGCTGCCCCCGGTCCTCGACCTGGAGGCCGCCCTCGCCGAGGACGCCCCGCTGGTCCATTCCGACAAGGGCACCAACCGCTGCTACGACTGGCCCCTCGCCACCGGCGAGGACTACGCCCCGGTCCGGGAGCGCGCGGATGTGGTCCTCAAGCGCCGATACGTCCAGCAGCGGCTCATCCCCAACGCGATGGAACCACGGGCGGTGGTCGTGACGCCGCTGGCCGCCTCCGGCGAGTACACCGTCTACTCCGCCACCCAGATCCCGCACATCCTGCGGATCATGCTCTCCATGGTCACCGGCGTCCCCGAGCACAAGCTGCGGGTGATCGCCCCCGACGTGGGCGGCGGCTTCGGTTCCAAACTCCAGGTGTACGGCGAGGAGGCCCTCGCGCTCGCCGTGGCGAGGCGGCTCGGCCGCCCGGTGAAGTGGACCGAGTCGCGGTCCGAGGGGTATCTCGCCACCCATCACGGACGCGGGATGATCCAGGACATCGAGGTCGCCGCCACCAACGAGGGCAAGCTGCTCGGTCTCAAGGTCGATCTGCTGGCCGACATGGGCGCGTACCTCATGCTCGTGACTCCGGGCATCCCGATCCTGGGCGCCTTCATGTATCCGGCGATCTACAAGATGGACGCGTACGACTTCACCTGCACCGGCGTCTTCACGACCAGGACGCCCACGGACGCCTACCGCGGCGCCGGACGCCCCGAGGCGACGTACGCCATCGAACGGATCATGGACGAGCTGGCCGTCGAACTCGGCCTGGATCCGATCGAGCTCAGGCGGCGCAACTGGATCCGTCACGAGGAGTTCCCGTACACGGCCGTCGCGGGACTGACGTACGACAGCGGCAACTACGAGGCCGCCACCGACAAGGCGCTCGCGCTCTTCGGGTACGACGAACTGCGCTCCGAGCAGCAGAAGCGCAACGAGCACGACGACGTGGTGCGCCTCGGCATCGGTGTGTCCACGTACACCGAGATGTGCGGGCTCGCGCCGAGCCGGGTGCTGCGGGATCTGCGGTACGCGGCCGGTGGCTGGGAGGCGGCGAGCATCCGTATGCTGCCCACCGGCAAGGTCGAGGTGGTCACCGGCACCAGCCCGCACGGGCAGGGGCATGTGACCTGCTGGAGCCAGATCGCCTCCGACGTGCTGGGGGTGCCCTTCGAGGACGTCGAGGTGCTGCACGGCGACACCAAGGCGGCGCCGCAGGGCATGGACACCTACGGCTCGCGGTCGCTCGTCGTCGGCGGGGCGGCCGTGCATCACGCCGCCCAGAAGGTGGTGGAGAAGGCGCGGAAGGTGGCCGCGCACCTGCTCGAAGCGAGCGAGCACGACCTGGAGTTCACGCACGGCGTGTTCTCCGTGAAGGGCTCGCCCGAGGCGCGCAAGACCATCCAGGAGATCGCCTTCGAGACGTTCTCCTCGCACGACCTGCCCGACGGCATGGAACCCACCATCAACGCCGAGCACCTGGTCGACCCGGAGAACTTCTCCTACCCGCACGGCACCCACCTGTGCGCCGTCGAGGTCGACACCGAGACCGGACGGACCACCATCCGCTCGTACGTCTGCGTCGACGACGTCGGCCGTGTCATCAACCCGATGATCGTCGAGGGGCAGGTGCACGGCGGGGTCGCGCAGGGCATCGCGCAGGCGCTGTACGAGGAGGCGGTGTACGACGACGAGGGCAACCTGGTGTCGGGCACGATGGCCGACTATCTGGTGCCCTCGGCTGCCGATCTGCCCGAGTTCGTGACGGACCGGACGGAGACGCCGGCCACCTCGAATCCCTTGGGTGCCAAGGGAGTCGGCGAGGCGGGCACCATCGCCTCGACGCCCGCGGTCGTCAACGCGATCGTGGACGCGCTGCGCCCGCTGGGGGTGACCGAGCTGGCGATGCCCTGTACGCCTCAGCGGGTCTGGGAGGCCATCGAGCAGGCTCGTTCCGGAAAGGACGGCTCAGCATGA
- a CDS encoding (2Fe-2S)-binding protein, which yields MTRISVKVDGTTYEDEVEPRLLLVHYLRDRLGLTGTPIGCDTSNCGACTVDLDGESVKSCSVLAVQADGSEVTTVQGLARDGEWHPLQTAFHERHALQCGYCTPGMIMAARDLLRENPDPTSDEVREALEGNLCRCTGYQNIVRAVLAASGQEVTT from the coding sequence ATGACCCGTATATCGGTGAAGGTGGACGGCACCACGTACGAGGACGAGGTCGAACCCCGCCTCCTCCTGGTCCACTACCTGCGAGACCGCCTGGGCCTGACCGGCACCCCCATCGGCTGCGACACGTCGAACTGCGGGGCCTGCACGGTCGACCTCGACGGGGAGAGCGTCAAGAGCTGCTCGGTGCTCGCCGTCCAGGCCGACGGGAGCGAAGTGACGACGGTCCAGGGGCTCGCCCGGGACGGGGAGTGGCATCCGCTGCAGACGGCGTTCCACGAGCGGCACGCCCTGCAGTGTGGCTACTGCACACCGGGAATGATCATGGCCGCCCGGGATCTGCTCCGGGAGAACCCCGACCCGACCTCGGACGAAGTGCGTGAGGCCCTGGAGGGCAACCTCTGCCGGTGCACCGGCTACCAGAACATCGTGCGCGCGGTCCTGGCCGCCTCCGGGCAGGAGGTCACGACATGA